One region of Lampris incognitus isolate fLamInc1 chromosome 12, fLamInc1.hap2, whole genome shotgun sequence genomic DNA includes:
- the LOC130122051 gene encoding mucin-2-like isoform X2, translating into MCSSLASTENQSTCEKVDVLISCLNSSSEGAESNVSPKRRRISKIKPNVGFPSRNTQSKSQLTEDSSNLSKSESMNSSSSTSSEQHSTKDNNTCELNTIQKADMHLTSPHSSSNTERVNLAQPKAIESEIPFEANTTPDTRTSDPVVTETCAIEDSFTVTKSVHETQSSDTSVIGGTVTGNTSAIEAKDTETVPHLPVESSVMQKNIQTQRRCFSKVKPKPNLCQAIRNKKPNPCPTKDTMRKSNPEVLERTSEICPEKQKNEEPGVHSDPQIGKDYSMPAIPTQSPSSSEQSSSVVPSAASGLHSSESNFCPSIMKNSAISETLMAIEDQFVMRDYDLLPQNSNEFTEIKPSDKPTTMEDNIKGLEQPALHVVEVSKETLPHQTTWGRFSKAKPRLQHKPVIRTTQPQPIEDTHLHEEPEPCQTESQPSLGTDTTESSDKKEQHSTVRPVPSAEHQFPKSTDEVHALSDDSEKLSGGISCRTMSSDHINEVSWLIENPFLMIDTNDSQMSTTAPAPAGQPSSTQDKVEAESTPLELKSQATDGPNPISKSMSLIGDSLQSKLQPLLNTNAYSTADPKESSQHLCLESSSDIVMVDIHVKDHDDLQHLPESSETNQTATDNSQDAHIGDDALLQPLDSNPSAKKAPPARRARLSRPKPNLRCSSQLSHRKPVQTATQPEPVSATCSEAQEEAASQRPDSTPDANSPGPVNAATIGCVEIDNPSNSAAIALDCMIEMPSISIQDAAAEDSGCSESIPVLTGHSDVLSEEVPPNPEEPFFILSLTEIPVFPSGEEMESVSEPIPYLPATDETVQLQSGLATPEGSSNVGEDQALCDVLVPMPTEEADERGFSSVNEVEPAITTCKSVSHPDHPSYQRQRRTARRFARPIERKQNSKQKKEPNCW; encoded by the exons ATGTGTTCTTCCCTTGCATCCACAGAAAATCAGTCAACTTGTGAGAAGGTAGACGTACTTATTTCCTGCTTAAACTCAAGCTCAGAAGGTGCAGAGAGTAATGTATCACCAAAAAGAAGGCGCATTTCCAAGATCAAACCCAATGTAGGATTTCCCAGCAGAAATACACAGTCAAAATCACAACTAACAGAAGATTCCAGTAATCTCTCGAAATCAGAATCAATGAACAGTTCTTCAAGTACAAGCTCAGAACAACATAGTACAAAAGATAACAATACATGTGAACTGAATACGATACAGAAAGCCGACATGCACTTGACGTCACCACATTCTTCTTCTAACACAGAACGTGTTAACTTAGCACAACCCAAAGCTATAGAATCAGAAATCCCATTTGAGGCCAACACCACCCCTGACACGAGGACCTCTGATCCAGTAGTCACAGAAACATGTGCCATTGAAGACTCATTCACAGTTACAAAGTCTGTGCATGAAACTCAGAGCAGTGACACATCCGTAATTGGAGGGACAGTCACTGGGAACACCAGTGCAATTGAGGCGAAAGACACAGAAACTGTTCCTCATTTGCCAGTAGAGTCAAGTGTCATGCAGAAGAATATCCAAACCCAGAGAAGGTGTTTCTCCAAAGTCAAACCAAAACCCAATCTGTGCCAGGCTATACGAAACAAAAAGCCAAATCCATGTCCCACTAAGGATACAATGAGAAAATCAAACCCAGAAGTTCTTGAAAGAACATCAGAAATTTgccctgaaaaacaaaaaaatgaagaaccGGGTGTTCATTCAGATCCACAAATAGGGAAAGATTACAGCATGCCTGCCATTCCAACACAGTCTCCCTCAAGTTCAGAGCAGTCAAGTTCTGTTGTACCAAGTGCTGCCTCAGGATTGCATTCAAGTGAAAGTAACTTTTGTCCATCTATAATGAAAAACTCTGCCATCTCTGAAACATTAATGGCCATTGAGGATCAGTTTGTAATGAGAGACTATGATCTTTTACCTCAGAACAGTAATGAATTTACAGAAATTAAACCCTCAGATAAACCAACTACTATGGAGGATAATATTAAAGGTCTTGAACAACCTGCTCTTCATGTTGTGGAAGTATCAAAGGAGACACTTCCACATCAAACTACATGGGGCCGCTTTTCCAAAGCTAAACCCAGGCTTCAGCACAAACCAGTCATCAGAACTACCCAACCACAACCAATAGAAGATACCCACTTACACGAAGAACCAGAACCCTGTCAAACAGAATCACAGCCTTCTCTTGGTACAGACACAACAGAATCATCGGATAAGAAAGAGCAACATTCAACCGTACGGCCAGTCCCAAGTGCAGAGCATCAGTTTCCAAAGAGTACTGATGAGGTCCATGCCTTATCTGATGATTCAGAAAAACTGAGTGGTGGAATCAGTTGTAGAACTATGAGTTCTGACCATATCAATGAAGTGTCCTGGCTCATTGAAAATCCGTTCTTGATGATCGACACAAATGACAGTCAGATGTCCACTACAGCTCCTGCCCCGGCAGGGCAGCCTTCTTCTACTCAGGACAAAGTGGAAGCTGAATCTACTCCACTGGAGTTGAAATCTCAGGCCACAGATGGTCCAAATCCAATTTCAAAATCCATGTCTTTGATAGGAGACTCCCTGCAGTCAAAACTCCAACCTCTACTTAACACTAATGCATATTCCACAGCAGACCCAAAAGAGAGCAGTCAGCATCTATGTTTAGAGAGTTCAAGTGACATCGTCATGGTTGACATACATGTCAAGGATCATGATGACCTCCAACATCTTCCTGAAAGTAGTGAAACTAACCAGACAGCCACCGACAATTCTCAAGATGCCCACAT TGGTGATGATGCACTTCTACAGCCACTGGACTCTAATCCATCCGCAAAAAAGGCTCCTCCAGCTCGAAGGGCAAGGCTGTCTAGACCCAAACCCAACCTGAGGTGTAGCAGTCAGCTGTCACACAGGAAGCCAGTTCAGACGGCAACACAACCGGAACCAG TTTCTGcgacttgctcagaggcacaagAGGAAGCCGCTTCCCAGAGACCTGACTCCACCCCTGACGCTAACAGCCCGGGTCCAGTAAACGCAGCCACCATAGGATGTGTTGAAATCGACAATCCTTCAAATAGTGCTGCCATTGCACTTGACTGCATGATTGAAATGCCCAGTATTTCCATCCAG GACGCTGCAGCTGAAGATTCAGGATGTAGCGAAAGTATCCCAGTCCTCACAGGACACTCTGATG TGTTGTCAGAGGAAGTTCCTCCCAACCCAGAGGAACCGTTTTTTATCCTCTCTCTGACGGAGATCCCAGTTTTCCCATCAGGGGAGGAGATGGAAAGTGTGTCTGAGCCCATTCCTTATCTCCCTGCAACAGATGAAACAGTACAGCTCCAGAG TGGTCTCGCTACACCTGAAGGCAGTTCAAACGTGGGTGAGGACCAAGCACTCTGTGATGTTCTTGTGCCAATGCCTACAGAGGAAGCTGATGAGAGAGGCTTTAGCAGTGTAAATGAAGTTGAGCCAGCCATCACAACATGTAAA AGCGTGTCACACCCCGATCATCCCAGCTATCAGAGGCAGAGGAGGACAGCGCGGAGATTTGCCCGCCCCATAGAAAGAAAGCAAAACTCCAAACAGAAGAAGGAG CCGAATTGCTGGTGA
- the LOC130122051 gene encoding mucin-2-like isoform X1 translates to MCSSLASTENQSTCEKVDVLISCLNSSSEGAESNVSPKRRRISKIKPNVGFPSRNTQSKSQLTEDSSNLSKSESMNSSSSTSSEQHSTKDNNTCELNTIQKADMHLTSPHSSSNTERVNLAQPKAIESEIPFEANTTPDTRTSDPVVTETCAIEDSFTVTKSVHETQSSDTSVIGGTVTGNTSAIEAKDTETVPHLPVESSVMQKNIQTQRRCFSKVKPKPNLCQAIRNKKPNPCPTKDTMRKSNPEVLERTSEICPEKQKNEEPGVHSDPQIGKDYSMPAIPTQSPSSSEQSSSVVPSAASGLHSSESNFCPSIMKNSAISETLMAIEDQFVMRDYDLLPQNSNEFTEIKPSDKPTTMEDNIKGLEQPALHVVEVSKETLPHQTTWGRFSKAKPRLQHKPVIRTTQPQPIEDTHLHEEPEPCQTESQPSLGTDTTESSDKKEQHSTVRPVPSAEHQFPKSTDEVHALSDDSEKLSGGISCRTMSSDHINEVSWLIENPFLMIDTNDSQMSTTAPAPAGQPSSTQDKVEAESTPLELKSQATDGPNPISKSMSLIGDSLQSKLQPLLNTNAYSTADPKESSQHLCLESSSDIVMVDIHVKDHDDLQHLPESSETNQTATDNSQDAHIGDDALLQPLDSNPSAKKAPPARRARLSRPKPNLRCSSQLSHRKPVQTATQPEPVSATCSEAQEEAASQRPDSTPDANSPGPVNAATIGCVEIDNPSNSAAIALDCMIEMPSISIQDAAAEDSGCSESIPVLTGHSDVLSEEVPPNPEEPFFILSLTEIPVFPSGEEMESVSEPIPYLPATDETVQLQSGLATPEGSSNVGEDQALCDVLVPMPTEEADERGFSSVNEVEPAITTCKSSTLTKPEDLDERVTPRSSQLSEAEEDSAEICPPHRKKAKLQTEEGAELLVNCETSQEKQSCRTLTSEESRPGPAHTNTTLESELPLLSAEPEPCPSAEPEPCPSAEPETCPSAEPETCPSAEPETCPSAEPETCPSAKPETGASAAEHNVLPPTGREGAEVSSLRAESQTSHPITAPPVAVSLNRKPRGFLCFLSDKSKAGPPGGSQQAKTASQGPCVKTARRKRAVVGPVTSKTAPLDATPTPSAAAVLEDTPSTSTTTAPPEVAVTETLNDSPVCPDPVCSTSNPAAEVPTTEQNETQTSSINEEPTNVSQYFLSDIFTEVEEE, encoded by the exons ATGTGTTCTTCCCTTGCATCCACAGAAAATCAGTCAACTTGTGAGAAGGTAGACGTACTTATTTCCTGCTTAAACTCAAGCTCAGAAGGTGCAGAGAGTAATGTATCACCAAAAAGAAGGCGCATTTCCAAGATCAAACCCAATGTAGGATTTCCCAGCAGAAATACACAGTCAAAATCACAACTAACAGAAGATTCCAGTAATCTCTCGAAATCAGAATCAATGAACAGTTCTTCAAGTACAAGCTCAGAACAACATAGTACAAAAGATAACAATACATGTGAACTGAATACGATACAGAAAGCCGACATGCACTTGACGTCACCACATTCTTCTTCTAACACAGAACGTGTTAACTTAGCACAACCCAAAGCTATAGAATCAGAAATCCCATTTGAGGCCAACACCACCCCTGACACGAGGACCTCTGATCCAGTAGTCACAGAAACATGTGCCATTGAAGACTCATTCACAGTTACAAAGTCTGTGCATGAAACTCAGAGCAGTGACACATCCGTAATTGGAGGGACAGTCACTGGGAACACCAGTGCAATTGAGGCGAAAGACACAGAAACTGTTCCTCATTTGCCAGTAGAGTCAAGTGTCATGCAGAAGAATATCCAAACCCAGAGAAGGTGTTTCTCCAAAGTCAAACCAAAACCCAATCTGTGCCAGGCTATACGAAACAAAAAGCCAAATCCATGTCCCACTAAGGATACAATGAGAAAATCAAACCCAGAAGTTCTTGAAAGAACATCAGAAATTTgccctgaaaaacaaaaaaatgaagaaccGGGTGTTCATTCAGATCCACAAATAGGGAAAGATTACAGCATGCCTGCCATTCCAACACAGTCTCCCTCAAGTTCAGAGCAGTCAAGTTCTGTTGTACCAAGTGCTGCCTCAGGATTGCATTCAAGTGAAAGTAACTTTTGTCCATCTATAATGAAAAACTCTGCCATCTCTGAAACATTAATGGCCATTGAGGATCAGTTTGTAATGAGAGACTATGATCTTTTACCTCAGAACAGTAATGAATTTACAGAAATTAAACCCTCAGATAAACCAACTACTATGGAGGATAATATTAAAGGTCTTGAACAACCTGCTCTTCATGTTGTGGAAGTATCAAAGGAGACACTTCCACATCAAACTACATGGGGCCGCTTTTCCAAAGCTAAACCCAGGCTTCAGCACAAACCAGTCATCAGAACTACCCAACCACAACCAATAGAAGATACCCACTTACACGAAGAACCAGAACCCTGTCAAACAGAATCACAGCCTTCTCTTGGTACAGACACAACAGAATCATCGGATAAGAAAGAGCAACATTCAACCGTACGGCCAGTCCCAAGTGCAGAGCATCAGTTTCCAAAGAGTACTGATGAGGTCCATGCCTTATCTGATGATTCAGAAAAACTGAGTGGTGGAATCAGTTGTAGAACTATGAGTTCTGACCATATCAATGAAGTGTCCTGGCTCATTGAAAATCCGTTCTTGATGATCGACACAAATGACAGTCAGATGTCCACTACAGCTCCTGCCCCGGCAGGGCAGCCTTCTTCTACTCAGGACAAAGTGGAAGCTGAATCTACTCCACTGGAGTTGAAATCTCAGGCCACAGATGGTCCAAATCCAATTTCAAAATCCATGTCTTTGATAGGAGACTCCCTGCAGTCAAAACTCCAACCTCTACTTAACACTAATGCATATTCCACAGCAGACCCAAAAGAGAGCAGTCAGCATCTATGTTTAGAGAGTTCAAGTGACATCGTCATGGTTGACATACATGTCAAGGATCATGATGACCTCCAACATCTTCCTGAAAGTAGTGAAACTAACCAGACAGCCACCGACAATTCTCAAGATGCCCACAT TGGTGATGATGCACTTCTACAGCCACTGGACTCTAATCCATCCGCAAAAAAGGCTCCTCCAGCTCGAAGGGCAAGGCTGTCTAGACCCAAACCCAACCTGAGGTGTAGCAGTCAGCTGTCACACAGGAAGCCAGTTCAGACGGCAACACAACCGGAACCAG TTTCTGcgacttgctcagaggcacaagAGGAAGCCGCTTCCCAGAGACCTGACTCCACCCCTGACGCTAACAGCCCGGGTCCAGTAAACGCAGCCACCATAGGATGTGTTGAAATCGACAATCCTTCAAATAGTGCTGCCATTGCACTTGACTGCATGATTGAAATGCCCAGTATTTCCATCCAG GACGCTGCAGCTGAAGATTCAGGATGTAGCGAAAGTATCCCAGTCCTCACAGGACACTCTGATG TGTTGTCAGAGGAAGTTCCTCCCAACCCAGAGGAACCGTTTTTTATCCTCTCTCTGACGGAGATCCCAGTTTTCCCATCAGGGGAGGAGATGGAAAGTGTGTCTGAGCCCATTCCTTATCTCCCTGCAACAGATGAAACAGTACAGCTCCAGAG TGGTCTCGCTACACCTGAAGGCAGTTCAAACGTGGGTGAGGACCAAGCACTCTGTGATGTTCTTGTGCCAATGCCTACAGAGGAAGCTGATGAGAGAGGCTTTAGCAGTGTAAATGAAGTTGAGCCAGCCATCACAACATGTAAA AGTTCAACCTTGACAAAGCCAGAGGATCTAGATG AGCGTGTCACACCCCGATCATCCCAGCTATCAGAGGCAGAGGAGGACAGCGCGGAGATTTGCCCGCCCCATAGAAAGAAAGCAAAACTCCAAACAGAAGAAGGAG CCGAATTGCTGGTGAACTGCGAGACGTCACAGGAGAAACAATCTTGTAGGACATTGACCAGTGAGGAATCAAGACCGGGTCCTGCACACACGAACACGACTCTAGAATCAGAGCTTCCCTTGCTCTCAGCTGAACCAGAACCCTGCCCCTCAGCTGAACCAGAACCCTGCCCCTCAGCTGAACCAGAAACCTGCCCCTCAGCTGAACCAGAGACCTGCCCCTCAGCTGAACCAGAGACCTGCCCCTCAGCTGAACCAGAAACCTGCCCCTCAGCTAAACCAGAGACTGGTGCTTCAGCAGCAGAGCATAATGTCCTGCCACCGACTGGAAGGGAGGGCGCTGAAGTCAGCAGCTTAAGGGCAGAATCTCAGACTTCCCATCCTATTACAGCGCCTCCTGTGGCTGTTTCTCTGAACAG AAAACCGAGAGGGTTCCTTTGCTTCCTCTCTGACAAGTCCAAAGCAGGGCCTCCTGGGGGCTCTCAGCAAGCCAAAACAGCTTCACAGGGGCCTTGTGTCAAAACTGCAAGAAGAAAACGAGCCGTCGTGGGACCTGTCACCTCAAAAACAGCACCACTGGACGCTACTCCCACACCAAGTGCTGCTGCAGTGCTGGAGGACACTCCTTCAACATCCACTACCACAGCACCGCCTGAAGTGGCTGTTACAGAGACCTTAAATGACAGCCCAGTATGCCCAGACCCAGTGTGTAGCACTTCAAACCCTGCAGCTGAG GTGCCCACTACCGAGCAGAATGAAACACAGACCAGCTCAATAAACGAGGAGCCTACTAATGTATCTCAATACTTCTTAAGTGACATTTTCACCGAAGTAGAGGAAGAATGA
- the LOC130122051 gene encoding proteoglycan 4-like isoform X3: protein MEMCHAGQNRKRECRKAERRWLKTLLTAHYDIYRNCTFTFAYNCMLLTYPADEFLLFLLLTVSATCSEAQEEAASQRPDSTPDANSPGPVNAATIGCVEIDNPSNSAAIALDCMIEMPSISIQDAAAEDSGCSESIPVLTGHSDVLSEEVPPNPEEPFFILSLTEIPVFPSGEEMESVSEPIPYLPATDETVQLQSGLATPEGSSNVGEDQALCDVLVPMPTEEADERGFSSVNEVEPAITTCKSSTLTKPEDLDERVTPRSSQLSEAEEDSAEICPPHRKKAKLQTEEGAELLVNCETSQEKQSCRTLTSEESRPGPAHTNTTLESELPLLSAEPEPCPSAEPEPCPSAEPETCPSAEPETCPSAEPETCPSAEPETCPSAKPETGASAAEHNVLPPTGREGAEVSSLRAESQTSHPITAPPVAVSLNRKPRGFLCFLSDKSKAGPPGGSQQAKTASQGPCVKTARRKRAVVGPVTSKTAPLDATPTPSAAAVLEDTPSTSTTTAPPEVAVTETLNDSPVCPDPVCSTSNPAAEVPTTEQNETQTSSINEEPTNVSQYFLSDIFTEVEEE from the exons atggagatgtgccacgctggtcagaatagaaaaagAGAGTGTCGTAAGGCTGAACGCAGGTGGCTAAAAACACTTCTTACTGCTCATTATGACATCTATAGAAACTGCACATTTACGTTTGCATACAACTGTATGCTGCTTACTTATCCTGCTGATGAGTTTTTGCTTTTTCTGCTACTCACAGTTTCTGcgacttgctcagaggcacaagAGGAAGCCGCTTCCCAGAGACCTGACTCCACCCCTGACGCTAACAGCCCGGGTCCAGTAAACGCAGCCACCATAGGATGTGTTGAAATCGACAATCCTTCAAATAGTGCTGCCATTGCACTTGACTGCATGATTGAAATGCCCAGTATTTCCATCCAG GACGCTGCAGCTGAAGATTCAGGATGTAGCGAAAGTATCCCAGTCCTCACAGGACACTCTGATG TGTTGTCAGAGGAAGTTCCTCCCAACCCAGAGGAACCGTTTTTTATCCTCTCTCTGACGGAGATCCCAGTTTTCCCATCAGGGGAGGAGATGGAAAGTGTGTCTGAGCCCATTCCTTATCTCCCTGCAACAGATGAAACAGTACAGCTCCAGAG TGGTCTCGCTACACCTGAAGGCAGTTCAAACGTGGGTGAGGACCAAGCACTCTGTGATGTTCTTGTGCCAATGCCTACAGAGGAAGCTGATGAGAGAGGCTTTAGCAGTGTAAATGAAGTTGAGCCAGCCATCACAACATGTAAA AGTTCAACCTTGACAAAGCCAGAGGATCTAGATG AGCGTGTCACACCCCGATCATCCCAGCTATCAGAGGCAGAGGAGGACAGCGCGGAGATTTGCCCGCCCCATAGAAAGAAAGCAAAACTCCAAACAGAAGAAGGAG CCGAATTGCTGGTGAACTGCGAGACGTCACAGGAGAAACAATCTTGTAGGACATTGACCAGTGAGGAATCAAGACCGGGTCCTGCACACACGAACACGACTCTAGAATCAGAGCTTCCCTTGCTCTCAGCTGAACCAGAACCCTGCCCCTCAGCTGAACCAGAACCCTGCCCCTCAGCTGAACCAGAAACCTGCCCCTCAGCTGAACCAGAGACCTGCCCCTCAGCTGAACCAGAGACCTGCCCCTCAGCTGAACCAGAAACCTGCCCCTCAGCTAAACCAGAGACTGGTGCTTCAGCAGCAGAGCATAATGTCCTGCCACCGACTGGAAGGGAGGGCGCTGAAGTCAGCAGCTTAAGGGCAGAATCTCAGACTTCCCATCCTATTACAGCGCCTCCTGTGGCTGTTTCTCTGAACAG AAAACCGAGAGGGTTCCTTTGCTTCCTCTCTGACAAGTCCAAAGCAGGGCCTCCTGGGGGCTCTCAGCAAGCCAAAACAGCTTCACAGGGGCCTTGTGTCAAAACTGCAAGAAGAAAACGAGCCGTCGTGGGACCTGTCACCTCAAAAACAGCACCACTGGACGCTACTCCCACACCAAGTGCTGCTGCAGTGCTGGAGGACACTCCTTCAACATCCACTACCACAGCACCGCCTGAAGTGGCTGTTACAGAGACCTTAAATGACAGCCCAGTATGCCCAGACCCAGTGTGTAGCACTTCAAACCCTGCAGCTGAG GTGCCCACTACCGAGCAGAATGAAACACAGACCAGCTCAATAAACGAGGAGCCTACTAATGTATCTCAATACTTCTTAAGTGACATTTTCACCGAAGTAGAGGAAGAATGA